In the Peromyscus maniculatus bairdii isolate BWxNUB_F1_BW_parent chromosome 20, HU_Pman_BW_mat_3.1, whole genome shotgun sequence genome, one interval contains:
- the Oplah gene encoding 5-oxoprolinase isoform X4, which translates to MERVLPGVPAEEILLDSRPTTMGSPEGRFHFAIDRGGTFTDVFAQCPGGHVRVLKLLSEDPANYADAPTEGIRRILEQEGGVSLPRDRPLDTSRIASIRMGTTVATNALLERRGERVALLVTRGFRDLLHIGTQARPDLFDLAVPMPEVLYEEVLEVDERVVLYHGEPGAGSPVKGRTGDLLEVQQPVDLGALRGKLEGLLSRGIRSLAVVLMHSYTWAQHEQQVGALARELGFTHVSLSSEAMPMVRIVPRGHTACADAYLTPTIQRYVQGFSRGFQGQLKDVQVLFMRSDGGLAPMEAFSGSRAVLSGPAGGVVGYSATTYQLEGGQPVIGFDMGGTSTDVSRYAGEFEHVFEASTAGVTLQAPQLDINTVAAGGGSRLFFRSGLFVVGPESAGAHPGPACYRKGGPVTVTDANLVLGRLLPASFPCIFGPGEDQPLSPEASRKALEAVATEVNSFLTNGPCPASPLSLEEVAMGFVRVANEAMCRPIRALTQARGHDPSAHVLACFGGAGGQHACAIARALGMDTVHIHRHSGLLSALGLALADVVHEAQEPCSLSYTPETFVQLDQRLSRLEEQCVDALLAQGFPRSQISTEGFLHLRYQGTDCALMVSAHQHPATARSPRAGDFGAAFVERYMREFGFIIPERPVVVDDVRVRGTGRSGLRLEDTRKAQSGPPRVDKVTQCYFEGGYQETPVYLLGELGYGHQLQGPCLIIDNNSTILVEPGCQAEVTETGDIRISVGAESPSMAGTKLDPIQLSIFSHRFMSIAEQMGRILQRTAISTNIKERLDFSCALFGPDGGLVSNAPHIPVHLGAMQETVQFQIQHLGADLHPGDVLLSNHPSAGGSHLPDLTVITPVFWPGQTRPVFYVASRGHHADIGGITPGSMPPHSTALQQEGAVFLSFKLVQGGVFQEEAVTEALRAPGKISGCSGTRNLHDNLSDLRAQVAANQKGIQLVGELIGQYGLDVVQAYMGHIQANAELAVRDMLRAFGTSRQVRGLPLEVSAEDHMDDGSPIRLRVQINLSQGSAVFDFSGSGSEVFGNLNAPRAITLSALIYCLRCLVGRDIPLNQGCLAPVRVIIPKASILDPSPEAAVVGGNVLTSQRVVDVILGAFGACSASQGCMNNVTLGNARMGYYETVAGGAGAGPGWHGRSGVHSHMTNTRITDPEILESRYPVILRRFELRPGSGGRGRFRGGDGVIRELVFREEALLSVLTERRAFQPYGLHGGEPGARGLNLLIRKDGRTVNLGGKTSVTVYPGDVFCLHTPGGGGYGDPEDPTPPPGSPPLFPAFPERGSVYEYRRAQEAV; encoded by the exons TTCTCCCAGGGGTACCAGCTGAAGAGATACTGCTGGACTCCAGACCCACCACCATGGGCAGCCCAGAAGGGCGATTCCATTTTGCCATCGACCGCGGTGGCACCTTCACAGATGTCTTTGCCCAGTGCCCAGGAGGGCATGTGCGTGTCCTGAAGCTGCTCTCAGAGGATCCTGCCAACTATGCAGACGCGCCCACAGAGGGCATCCGCCGCATCCTGGAGCAG GAGGGAGGTGTGTCGCTGCCTCGGGACCGACCACTGGACACCAGTCGCATTGCCAGCATCCGCATGGGTACCACAGTGGCCACCAATGCACTGTTGGAACGACGTGGGGAGCGGGTGGCGCTGCTCGTGACGAGGGGATTCCGAGACCTGCTGCATATCGGCACCCAGGCCCGGCCGGATCTCTTTGACCTG GCTGTGCCCATGCCAGAGGTTCTGTACGAGGAGGTGCTGGAGGTGGACGAGCGAGTGGTACTGTACCACGGAGAACCAGGAGCCGGGTCTCCTGTCAAAG GCCGTACGGGGGACCTGCTAGAGGTACAGCAGCCTGTGGATCTGGGAGCCCTGCGTGGGAAGCTGGAGGGGCTCTTATCTCGGGGTATCCGCAGTCTGGCGGTGGTGCTCATGCATTCGTACAC GTGGGCCCAGCATGAGCAGCAGGTGGGCGCCCTGGCCCGGGAGCTGGGCTTCACACACGTGTCCTTGTCCTCGGAAGCCATGCCCATGGTGCGCATTGTTCCCCGGGGGCACACGGCCTGCGCTGACGCCTACCTCACTCCCACCATCCAGCGCTATGTGCAGGGCTTCAGCCGCGGCTTCCAGGGCCAGCTAAAG GATGTGCAAGTACTCTTCATGCGCTCTGATGGTGGCCTGGCACCCATGGAGGCCTTCAGTGGTTCCAGGGCTGTGCTTTCTGGCCCTGCCGGAGGTGTGGTTGGCTACTCAGCCACTACCTACCAGCTGGAAGGTGGCCAGCCCGTCATTGGCTTTGAcatgggag GCACATCCACAGATGTGAGCCGCTATGCTGGAGAATTTGAGCATGTCTTTGAGGCTAGCACAGCTGGGGTTACCCTCCAGGCCCCCCAGCTGGACATCAACACGGTGGCCGCTGGTGGGGGTTCCCGCCTCTTCTTCAG GTCCGGCCTCTTCGTGGTTGGGCCAGAGTCAGCAGGTGCTCACCCAGGTCCTGCCTGCTACCGCAAAG GGGGTCCTGTGACTGTGACAGATGCCAATCTGGTCCTGGGTCgcctgctgcctgcctctttCCCCTGCATTTTTGGACCAGGAGAAGACCAGCCGCTGTCCCCAGAGGCATCCCGAAAGGCTCTAGAGGCTGTGGCCACTGAGGTCAACAGCTTCTTGACCAATGGACCCTGCCCAGCTTCCCCGCTAAGTCTGGAGGAGGTGGCCATGGGGTTTGTGCGTGTTGCCAATGAAGCCATGTGCCGGCCTATCCGTGCTCTTACACAG GCACGAGGCCATGACCCCTCAGCCCACGTGCTGGCCTGCTTTGGAGGAGCTGGTGGGCAGCATGCTTGTGCCATAGCCCGGGCCCTGGGTATGGACACTGTGCATATTCACAG GCACAGCGGGCTGCTGTCGGCACTGGGACTGGCCCTGGCAGATGTGGTCCATGAAGCCCAGGAGCCCTGTTCCCTGTCTTACACACCCGAAACCTTTGTGCAACTGGACCAGAGACTGAGCCGCCTGGAGGAGCAGTGTGTGGACGCCTTGCTGGCCCAGGGCTTCCCTAG GTCTCAGATCAGCACTGAGGGCTTCCTGCATCTTCGTTACCAAGGCACTGATTGTGCCCTGATGGTGTCTGCCCATCAGCATCCGGCCACAGCCCGCTCACCCCGGGCTGGCGACTTTGGAGCAGCCTTTGTTGAGAG GTACATGAGAGAGTTCGGCTTCATCATTCCTGAGCGGCCGGTGGTGGTAGACGATGTGCGAGTGAGGGGGACTGGCCGTAGTGGACTTCGGCTGGAGGACACCCGCAAAGCCCAGAGTGGACCCCCGCGGGTGGACAAG GTGACCCAGTGCTACTTTGAGGGGGGTTATCAGGAGACCCCCGTGTACCTTTTAGGAGAGCTGGGCTATGGGCACCAGCTCCAGGGGCCCTGCCTTATCATCGACAACAACAG CACCATCCTGGTAGAACCAGGTTGCCAAGCAGAGGTGACTGAGACAGGGGACATCCGTATTTCTGTGGGAGCTGAGTCTCCCAGCATGGCGGGCACCAAACTGGACCCCATCCAGCTGTCCATCTTCTCACACCGCTTCATGAGCATTGCTG AGCAGATGGGCCGAATCCTACAGCGCACAGCCATCTCCACCAACATCAAGGAACGCCTTGACTTCTCCTGTGCCCTCTTTGGGCCTGATGGGGGCCTGGTCTCCAATGCGCCCCACATTCCTGTGCATCTGGGCGCCATGCAGGAGACTGTACAGTTCCAG ATTCAGCACTTAGGTGCTGACCTGCATCCTGGTGACGTGCTGCTCAGCAACCATCCCAGTGCAGGGGGCAGCCATCTTCCGGACCTGACGGTTATCACCCCG GTGTTTTGGCCAGGCCAGACACGGCCCGTGTTCTACGTGGCGAGCCGGGGGCACCACGCAGACATTGGAGGCATCACGCCGGGCTCTATGCCTCCTCACTCTACCGCCCTGCAACAGGAGGGGGCCGTTTTTCTGTCCTTCAAACTGGTCCAGGGAGGCGTCTTCCAGGAAGAGG CGGTGACAGAGGCCCTGCGGGCCCCGGGCAAGATCTCTGGCTGTAGTGGAACCAGGAACCTGCATGACAACCTGTCGGATCTTCGTGCCCAGGTGGCAGCCAACCAGAAGGGCATCCAGCTGGTGGGAGAGCTGATCGGGCAGTATGGCTTGGATGTGGTGCAGGCCTATATGGGTCATATTCAG GCAAACGCTGAACTAGCAGTTCGAGACATGCTTCGGGCTTTTGGAACCTCCCGGCAGGTCCGGGGCCTGCCCCTTGAGGTGTCTGCGGAGGATCACATGGATGACGGCTCTCCTATCCGCCTGCGCGTTCAGATCAACCTGAGTCAG GGCAGCGCAGTGTTCGACTTCAGCGGTTCTGGGTCCGAGGTGTTTGGCAATCTCAACGCCCCGCGGGCCATAACGCTGTCTGCCCTCATCTACTGCTTGCGCTGTCTCGTGGGCCGTGACATCCCACTTAACCAG GGTTGCCTGGCTCCTGTGCGTGTAATAATTCCCAAGGCCTCCATCTTGGACCCATCCCCAGAGGCAGCCGTGGTGGGTGGCAACGTGCTCACATCTCAGAGAGTGGTGGACGTCATTCTGGGAGCTTTTGGGGCCTGTTCAGCCTCCCAG GGCTGCATGAACAACGTGACCCTGGGCAATGCCCGTATGGGGTACTACGAGACGGTGGCTGGGGGTGCGGGCGCAGGACCTGGCTGGCATGGGCGCAGTGGTGTGCACAGTCACATGACTAACACACGCATCACGGACCCGGAGATCCTGGAGAGCCG GTACCCAGTTATCCTGCGGCGCTTTGAGCTGAGGCCAGGCTCTGGGGGCCGAGGTCGCTTCCGGGGAGGTGATGGCGTCATCCGAGAGCTGGTCTTTCGGGAAGAGGCGCTGCTGTCCGTGCTTACCGAGCGCCGGGCGTTTCAGCCTTATGGCCTCCACG GGGGAGAGCCTGGTGCTCGAGGTTTAAACCTCCTGATCAGAAAGGATGGACGCACGGTGAATTTGGGCGGGAAGACATCTGTGACCGTGTACCCTGGG GACGTGTTCTGCCTTCACACGCCTGGCGGTGGGGGCTACGGAGACCCGGAGGACCCAACGCCACCACCAGGCTCGCCCCCACTATTCCCAGCCTTCCCAGAGCGCGGCAGTGTCTATGAGTATCGCCGTGCCCAGGAAGCCGTGTGA